One Nocardia huaxiensis genomic window, CGTGAACATCGGCACCGCGGCCATCGAGAATCCGGAGTGGTGCGCTCGCGCCATCGGCGAGTACGGCGAGCGCATCGCGGTCGGACTGGATGTGAAACTCATCGACGGTGAATGGCGGCTGCGGGGACGCGGCTGGGTCACCGACGGCGGCGACCTGTGGGAGGTCCTGGAACGCCTCGAGCGCGACGGCTGCTCCCGCTACGTGGTCACCGATGTGGGCAAGGACGGCACGCTGACCGGACCGAACCTGGATCTGCTGGCCCAGGTCGCCAATGCCGCCGAAGCGCCGGTCATCGCCTCCGGCGGCGTCTCCACCCTCGACGACCTGCGCGCCATCTCGACCCTCGTCGACGAGGGCGTGGAGGGCGCGATCATCGGCAAGGCGCTGTACGCGGGACGGTTCACGCTGCCCGAGGCGCTCGCGGCGGTGCGATAGCCCTGATGGCCGCCGAACTCGCCGAGCTGCTCGACATCGCCAAGGACGTACTCGACGGCGCCGCACCACGTTTCGTGGAAGGCATCGGCGCGCCGAGTGCGGTTCAGAAGGGGCGCAACGACTTCGCCACCGAACTGGATCTCGAACTCGAGCGGACCATCTCGCAGCAGCTGCGCGAGCGCACCGGATTCCCGGTACACGGCGAGGAATTCGGCGGCCCCCAGCTCACCACCGGCACCGCGTGGGTGCTCGATCCCATCGACGGAACCTTCAACTACTCCGCGGGACACCCGCTGTCGGGCATGCTGCTGGCGCTGGTACGCGAGGGCGTGCCGGTGATCGGACTGACCTGGCTGCCCGCGCTCAACCAGCGCTACTCGGCCACCGTCGAGGGCCCGGTGTACTTGAACGGGCAGCCGCTGCCGCGCCTGGAGCAGGCCAAGCTGGGCAACTCCATGATCGGCTTCGGCTCCTTCAATATCGATGGCGCGGGCCGTATTCCGGGCAT contains:
- a CDS encoding inositol monophosphatase family protein; protein product: MAAELAELLDIAKDVLDGAAPRFVEGIGAPSAVQKGRNDFATELDLELERTISQQLRERTGFPVHGEEFGGPQLTTGTAWVLDPIDGTFNYSAGHPLSGMLLALVREGVPVIGLTWLPALNQRYSATVEGPVYLNGQPLPRLEQAKLGNSMIGFGSFNIDGAGRIPGIFRFNLLGALSRLSGRVRMHGSTGIDLAFTASGVLGGAVVFGHHPWDNAAGVALVRAAGGVVTDLLGRDWTIESGSVLAAAPGVHEELLDLIGETADHVRGEVEQ
- the priA gene encoding bifunctional 1-(5-phosphoribosyl)-5-((5-phosphoribosylamino)methylideneamino)imidazole-4-carboxamide isomerase/phosphoribosylanthranilate isomerase PriA produces the protein MSLVLLPAVDVANGEAVRLVQGEAGSETSYGSPRDAALAWQNAGAEWVHLVDLDAAFGKGSNRALIEQVVGELDVKVELSGGIRDDESLKAALATGCARVNIGTAAIENPEWCARAIGEYGERIAVGLDVKLIDGEWRLRGRGWVTDGGDLWEVLERLERDGCSRYVVTDVGKDGTLTGPNLDLLAQVANAAEAPVIASGGVSTLDDLRAISTLVDEGVEGAIIGKALYAGRFTLPEALAAVR